The genomic DNA TCCTGCTGGCCGGCGGACTGGAAGGACTGCAGCAGGCCACGATCCTGGTCGCGCTGCCATTCGTGGTCGTCATGCTCCTGCTCTGCGTGGCGCTCGTGAAAGAGCTGCGTCAGGATCCCGGGGGGAGACCGGGACCCCGTGCCCACCCCGCCGGCCTGTCGGGGGCCATCCGCCGGGTTTACGGCGGGGACGACACCGAGTGAGCCACGCCGGGTCCGTGGCAGGGCTCGGCGGCCCTGGCCGGCGCCGTTCCTCCTGAGCCGGGGTGCCCACGACCCGGCCGGCAGAGACCCCGGGGAAATTCGCCTAAAACCGGCATAACGCGGCAAGATGCCCTCTGGTCGGTTGCAGGAGCGGCGGGCCTCGCGACGGCTCCGGGCGGGCCGTGCCGGAAGGGAGCGGCTGATGCCCGTCCTCGACGTGTCGCAGTGGGCGGTGGTCCTGCTCTCCCTGTTCCTCGTCGGCTTCTCCAAGACGGGTGTCTCCGGTGCGGGAACGGTGGCGGTGGCCATGTTCGCGATCGTCCTGCCCGCCAAACAGTCCACCGGTGTCCTGCTGCCGCTGCTGCTCGTCGGTGACGTGGTCGCCGTGGCCGTCTACCGCAGCCACGCGGACTGGCCGAAGCTGATCAGGCTCTTCCCCTGGGTGGCCGGCGGCGTGGTCGTCGGCGCCCTCGTCGTCCGCTGGGTCGACGACACGCAGATGAAACGGCTCATCGGCGGGATCCTGCTGACGATCCTCGCCGTCCATCTGTGGAACCGGCGCCGCGGCCCCGAGGCCTCGCTCGCCCATCACCGGCCGGTGGCCGCCCTGGCGGGGGTCTCCGCCGGCTTCGCCACCATGGCGGCCAACGCGGCAGGGCCCATCATGGCCCTGTACCTGCTGGCGGCCGGCCTGCCCGTCCTGGGATTCCTCGGGACCAGCGCCTGGTTCTTCCTCATCCTCAACGCGTTCAAGGTGCCCTTCAGTGTCGCGCTGGGCCTCATCACCCCCGCCACGCTGGCGTTCGGCGCCCTGGTCTTCCCGGCCGTCCTGGCCGGGGCGGCGGCTGGCCGGGTCGTCGTGCGCCGCATCGACCGCAAGCGCTTCGAGCAGGTCACGGTGGCGCTCACGGTTCTCGCGGCGGTGCGCCTGCTCGTCTGAGGCCCCGGGGCCGGACCGGCGGGCGCCGGCCGGGTATGTGCGGTCTTTC from Streptosporangium sp. NBC_01756 includes the following:
- a CDS encoding sulfite exporter TauE/SafE family protein → MPVLDVSQWAVVLLSLFLVGFSKTGVSGAGTVAVAMFAIVLPAKQSTGVLLPLLLVGDVVAVAVYRSHADWPKLIRLFPWVAGGVVVGALVVRWVDDTQMKRLIGGILLTILAVHLWNRRRGPEASLAHHRPVAALAGVSAGFATMAANAAGPIMALYLLAAGLPVLGFLGTSAWFFLILNAFKVPFSVALGLITPATLAFGALVFPAVLAGAAAGRVVVRRIDRKRFEQVTVALTVLAAVRLLV